One Prinia subflava isolate CZ2003 ecotype Zambia chromosome 8, Cam_Psub_1.2, whole genome shotgun sequence DNA window includes the following coding sequences:
- the NFS1 gene encoding cysteine desulfurase, translating to MLLWRRLAALGGERAPRRLRAGATRPASGSGPAPRPGPGPGPGRTSDGSGAPRPLYMDVQATTPLDPRVLDSMLPYLTAYYGNPHSRTHAYGWESEAAMENARRQVADLIGADSREIIFTSGATESNNMAIKGVARFYKSRKKHIITTQTEHKCVLDSCRSLETEGFRVTYLPVKKNGLIDLKELEAAFQPDTSLVSVMTVNNEIGVKQPIHDIGEICRAHQVFFHTDAAQAIGKIPMDVNNMKIDLMSISGHKIYGPKGVGALYVRRRPRVRLEPLQSGGGQERGLRSGTVPTPLAVGLGAACEVAQQEMEYDHKRISQLAERLVTKIMSEVPDVVMNGDREHRYPGCINLSFAYVEGESLLMALKDVALSSGSACTSASLEPSYVLRAIGTDEDLAHSSIRFGIGRFTTEEEVDYTVQKCIQHVKRLREMSPLWEMVQDGIDLKSIKWTQH from the exons ATGCTGCTGTGGCGACGCTTGGCGGCCCTGGGGGGAGAACGAGCCCCGCGGCGGCTGCGGGCGGGGGCAACGAGACCGGCATCGGGATCAGGACCGGCACCGagaccgggaccgggaccgggaccgg GGCGAACCAGCGATGGCAGCGGTGCTCCTCGGCCGCTTTACATGGATGTCCAGGCCACCACCCCGCTG GATCCCAGAGTCCTGGATAGCATGCTCCCATACCTAACAGCCTACTATGGCAACCCCCACTCCAGGACCCACGCCTACGGCTGGGAGAGTGAGGCTGCCATGGAGAATGCGAGGCGG cAAGTTGCAGATTTAATAGGAGCTGATTCACGGGAAATTATATTCACCAGCGGTGCAACAGAATCTAATAATATGGCAATTAAG GGTGTTGCAAGGTTCTATAAATCCAGAAAAAAGCATATCATTACTACGCAAACAGAGCACAAGTGTGTGTTGGATTCTTGTCGTTCCCTGGAAACAGAAGGTTTTCGCGTCACGTATCTACCTGTTAAAAAGAATGGGCTCATAGATCTGAAG gagctggaggctgcaTTCCAGCCAGATACAAGTTTGGTTTCTGTAATGACTGTAAATAATGAAATAGGAGTAAAGCAGCCAATTCATGACATTG GCGAGATCTGCCGTGCACATCAGGTTTTCTTCCACACAGATGCTGCGCAAGCAATTGGTAAAATTCCTATGGACGTCAACAACATGAAAATTGACCTAATGAGCATCAGTGGCCATAAAATTTATGGGCCCAAAG GGGTTGGTGCTCTCTATGTTCGCCGCCGCCCACGTGTCAGGCTAGAACCCCTGCAGAGTGGGGGAGGCCAGGAGAGAGGACTGCGGTCTGGGACTGTGCCTACACCTCTAGCAGTGGGACTGGGGGCAGCATGTGAAGTGGCACAGCAAGAGATGGAG TATGACCATAAGCGAATCTCACAACTGGCAGAACGACTGGTTACAAAAATAATGAGTGAAGTTCCTGATGTGGTGATGAATGGAGATCGAGAGCATCGCTATCCAG GATGCATCAATTTATCTTTTGCATATGTGGAAGGGGAGAGTCTTCTGATGGCTCTGAAAGATGTGGCTCTGTCCTCAGGAAG TGCTTGCACATCAGCCTCTCTGGAGCCTTCTTATGTTTTGCGGGCAATTGGAACAGATGAAGACTTGGCTCACTCGTCTATAAG gtTTGGTATTGGTCGTTTCACTACAGAAGAAGAAGTGGATTATACAGTGCAGAAGTGCATACAGCATGTGAAGAGGCTGAGGGAAATGAG CCCTCTCTGGGAAATGGTGCAGGATGGAATTGACCTCAAAAGCATTAAATGGACTCAGCACTGA